In one Bradyrhizobium sp. 4 genomic region, the following are encoded:
- a CDS encoding GAF domain-containing protein yields MQTTLARTLAALSDINEAILYAKSPDELYQKVCDAGFSSGDFMAVAVFLAEPDGQRLRFAAGCGDDVARLRAIEITTEAGTPEGSGVGGEAFRSQGICISNDYLNDPRSLAWREGAAGAGVGAAAALPLICGGRSIGVLYVTRSGAGTLDEAMVSLFERMSTNISHALENFARETARLDGERAVRRLNRMFGALTATNEAILHASTEQDLYQRVCDAAVYSGKSLGTFVLLHEPESEWLTPVAATGRNLDLIRQSRYSIDPESPYGKGISGEVFRTQKAIVEEDLVNRTKGTTWEQANVNAGAVACVAAPLIKRGTSIGVLFFFVSKAWAKDEGIVALLLRMTETVCFALENFDRDKEKAQIALEEERLARMYAALSATNEAILRARSRSELFDLVCEATVQGAKFASTSIALLDADAGLLRVVASFGPNAAEVRTFRLPVSDKVPEGRGLTGTAFRTRQPCISNDILADARLEPWHTSARHNGIASSTALPLFNGDRVEGVFLFNSRERGTFTDEFVELLRKLQANVAFALENFDRADEKARADKQRDRLSGMFEALSATNEAIMRAKTREELFEVACQAAVLGGVFASATIGIMDDRRELVRVVAVKGRLQERMVGRTCCVSADHPEGQGIIGMSLRTRRASVINDYLNDPRSVHWHTKAIEDGTRAAASFPLLRGGQEPIGILLFLAPEENTFTPDLVELLGHLAENVSFALDNFDRAEEKARTEAQKERLTRMFAALSATNEAIMRAKSRAELFDLVCLAASNGAKFTSTTIALASADSDQLEIVASAGPSSDTTRTVRLSIDPDRPEGRGMSGTAFRTRQPCISNDYLNDDRVRAFHAIVRDDGARSGAAFPLVAHDQAVGVMIYMSTEPAAFTDEFVELLQRLAENVSFAMENFDRADEKNKADERIEYLASYDSLTNLPNRETFSAMLRAAIDAAERHDHRFAVLFIDLDRFKVINDSLGHEAGDLLLLEVADRLRSALRASDVVARLGGDEFVVILDQCGEIDDVQRIATELLSVLAKPMELAGHECHTTASIGIAMYPANGADALTLTKNADMAMYLAKEDGKNGYRFFSKEVNTQSIERLSLESALRRALERNQFTLNYQPKVDMETGQITGVEALLRWTHPDLGSISPAQFIPLAEETGLIVPIGRWVVKEACAQAMAWQRLGLLPVSMAVNLSPRQFVDEHLLQDVDEALAASGMSPVLLQLEVTESMMMRNVGRALKVLDAIQSRGIRLAIDDFGTGYSSMSLMKHFPIDTIKIDRSFVRDLPQDAEDQAIAQAIISMGKALGMTVVAEGVENAEQEAFLRAHGCDEMQGFLISKPVPARQMAELLRPMELPGAPPLQPERDHAATAAAALRLKSAVV; encoded by the coding sequence GTGCAGACGACCCTCGCGCGCACACTCGCAGCGTTGAGCGACATCAACGAAGCCATCCTTTACGCGAAGTCGCCGGACGAGCTGTACCAGAAGGTCTGCGACGCCGGGTTTTCGAGTGGGGACTTCATGGCCGTCGCCGTCTTCCTGGCGGAGCCGGATGGCCAGCGGCTGCGGTTTGCGGCCGGCTGCGGCGATGACGTGGCGCGGCTGCGTGCGATCGAGATCACCACGGAGGCCGGTACGCCGGAGGGATCGGGCGTCGGCGGCGAAGCCTTTCGCAGCCAGGGGATCTGCATCAGCAACGATTACCTGAACGATCCTCGCTCGCTCGCGTGGCGCGAGGGCGCGGCCGGGGCGGGTGTCGGCGCAGCCGCGGCGCTTCCCCTGATCTGCGGCGGTCGCAGTATCGGGGTGTTGTATGTGACGCGCTCGGGGGCAGGTACGCTCGACGAGGCGATGGTCTCGCTGTTCGAGCGGATGTCGACCAATATCTCACATGCGCTGGAGAATTTCGCGCGCGAGACGGCGCGGCTGGATGGCGAGCGGGCAGTGCGGCGGCTCAACCGCATGTTCGGCGCCCTCACTGCGACGAATGAAGCAATTCTTCACGCCAGCACCGAGCAGGATCTGTACCAGCGAGTCTGCGACGCCGCTGTGTATAGCGGCAAGTCGCTTGGCACTTTCGTTCTGCTGCACGAGCCGGAGTCCGAATGGCTGACGCCGGTGGCAGCGACCGGACGTAATCTGGATCTGATCAGACAGTCGCGCTACTCGATTGATCCGGAGAGTCCCTACGGCAAGGGCATCTCCGGTGAGGTGTTCCGGACCCAGAAAGCGATCGTCGAGGAGGACCTCGTCAATCGTACCAAGGGGACGACCTGGGAGCAGGCCAACGTCAATGCCGGCGCCGTCGCCTGCGTGGCTGCTCCCTTGATCAAGCGCGGCACCAGCATCGGCGTGCTGTTTTTCTTCGTGAGCAAAGCCTGGGCGAAAGACGAAGGCATCGTCGCACTGTTGCTGCGCATGACCGAAACCGTATGCTTTGCGCTCGAGAACTTTGACCGCGACAAGGAGAAGGCCCAGATCGCCCTGGAGGAGGAACGGCTGGCGCGCATGTACGCGGCGCTAAGCGCGACGAACGAGGCCATTCTGCGGGCAAGGTCCCGCAGCGAACTGTTTGATCTGGTTTGCGAAGCCACGGTGCAGGGCGCGAAGTTCGCCTCGACCTCGATCGCGTTGCTCGACGCCGACGCGGGACTGCTTCGCGTTGTCGCATCCTTTGGACCGAACGCCGCTGAGGTACGAACCTTCAGATTGCCGGTCAGCGACAAGGTGCCGGAGGGACGTGGGCTGACCGGCACTGCGTTCCGGACGCGGCAGCCTTGCATCAGCAACGACATCCTGGCCGACGCCCGCCTCGAGCCCTGGCACACCAGCGCGCGTCACAACGGCATTGCGTCTTCGACCGCGCTGCCACTGTTCAACGGCGATAGGGTCGAAGGCGTATTCCTGTTCAACTCGCGCGAGCGCGGCACTTTCACGGACGAATTCGTCGAGCTGCTGCGCAAGCTCCAGGCCAACGTCGCCTTCGCGCTCGAGAATTTCGACCGGGCCGACGAAAAAGCGCGGGCCGACAAGCAGCGTGATCGCCTGAGTGGCATGTTTGAGGCGCTGAGCGCGACCAACGAAGCCATCATGCGCGCCAAGACGCGCGAGGAGCTGTTCGAGGTCGCGTGCCAGGCCGCCGTGCTGGGCGGGGTGTTCGCCTCCGCGACAATCGGGATTATGGACGACAGACGTGAACTTGTCCGGGTGGTCGCCGTCAAGGGACGCCTTCAGGAACGAATGGTGGGACGCACCTGCTGTGTTTCAGCCGACCATCCTGAGGGCCAAGGGATCATAGGGATGTCGCTGCGGACCCGCCGGGCCAGCGTCATCAACGATTATCTGAATGATCCGCGATCGGTGCACTGGCATACCAAGGCGATCGAGGATGGAACCCGGGCTGCTGCCAGCTTCCCACTGCTGCGGGGCGGCCAGGAGCCGATTGGGATCCTGCTTTTCCTCGCACCGGAAGAGAATACGTTTACACCCGATCTGGTCGAGCTGCTTGGTCACCTGGCTGAAAACGTCTCTTTCGCCCTCGATAATTTCGATCGTGCCGAGGAGAAGGCCCGCACCGAGGCGCAGAAGGAACGCCTGACGCGCATGTTTGCGGCGCTGAGCGCCACCAACGAGGCGATCATGCGAGCGAAGTCGCGCGCCGAACTGTTCGACCTCGTCTGCCTTGCCGCCTCCAATGGCGCAAAATTCACCTCGACCACCATCGCGCTCGCGAGCGCCGACAGCGACCAGCTGGAAATCGTCGCCAGCGCCGGGCCTTCGTCCGACACCACCCGCACCGTCCGCCTCTCCATCGATCCCGATCGCCCGGAAGGCCGCGGGATGAGCGGCACGGCTTTCCGCACGCGCCAGCCATGCATCAGCAACGACTATCTCAACGACGATCGCGTCCGCGCCTTCCACGCCATCGTCCGCGACGACGGCGCGCGCTCGGGCGCGGCATTCCCGCTGGTCGCCCACGACCAGGCGGTTGGCGTCATGATCTACATGTCGACGGAGCCTGCCGCCTTTACCGACGAGTTCGTCGAACTGCTGCAGCGTCTCGCCGAAAACGTCTCCTTCGCGATGGAGAATTTCGATCGCGCCGACGAGAAGAACAAGGCCGACGAACGGATCGAGTATCTCGCCTCCTATGACAGCCTGACCAATTTGCCTAACCGCGAGACATTCAGCGCCATGTTGCGCGCGGCAATCGATGCGGCGGAGCGCCATGACCATCGTTTCGCGGTGCTGTTCATCGATCTCGACCGGTTCAAGGTCATCAACGATTCGCTCGGCCACGAGGCGGGCGATTTGCTCCTGCTCGAGGTCGCCGACCGATTGCGCAGCGCGCTGCGAGCGAGCGACGTGGTGGCGCGCCTCGGAGGCGACGAGTTCGTGGTGATCCTGGACCAGTGCGGCGAGATCGACGACGTCCAGCGTATCGCGACGGAACTGCTCAGCGTGCTCGCGAAGCCGATGGAGCTGGCCGGCCACGAGTGCCACACCACCGCCTCCATCGGCATTGCGATGTATCCGGCCAACGGTGCCGACGCGCTGACGCTGACAAAGAACGCCGACATGGCGATGTATCTCGCCAAGGAGGACGGCAAGAACGGCTATCGCTTCTTCTCCAAGGAAGTGAACACGCAGTCGATCGAGCGGCTGTCGCTGGAGAGCGCGCTGCGCCGGGCGCTGGAGCGGAATCAGTTCACTTTGAACTACCAGCCCAAGGTGGACATGGAGACCGGCCAGATCACGGGCGTGGAAGCCCTGCTGCGCTGGACGCACCCCGATCTCGGCAGCATCTCGCCGGCGCAGTTCATTCCGCTTGCGGAAGAGACCGGACTGATCGTGCCGATCGGCCGGTGGGTGGTGAAGGAGGCCTGCGCGCAGGCCATGGCCTGGCAGCGCCTCGGCCTGTTGCCGGTGTCGATGGCGGTCAACCTGTCACCGCGGCAGTTTGTCGACGAGCATTTGTTGCAGGACGTCGACGAGGCGCTGGCCGCCAGCGGCATGTCGCCCGTGCTGCTCCAGTTGGAAGTCACCGAGAGCATGATGATGCGCAACGTCGGGCGCGCGCTCAAGGTGCTCGACGCCATCCAGAGCCGCGGCATTCGCCTGGCGATCGACGATTTCGGCACCGGCTATTCGTCGATGTCGCTGATGAAGCATTTCCCGATCGACACCATCAAGATCGACCGCTCCTTCGTGCGCGACTTGCCGCAGGATGCGGAGGATCAGGCGATCGCGCAGGCGATCATCAGCATGGGCAAGGCGCTCGGCATGACCGTGGTGGCGGAAGGCGTCGAGAACGCCGAGCAGGAGGCGTTCCTGCGCGCCCATGGCTGCGACGAGATGCAGGGCTTCCTGATCTCCAAGCCCGTTCCGGCGCGGCAGATGGCCGAGCTGCTGCGGCCGATGGAGCTGCCCGGCGCGCCGCCGCTCCAGCCGGAGCGGGACCATGCCGCCACCGCGGCCGCGGCGCTACGGTTGAAAAGCGCTGTCGTCTGA
- a CDS encoding Ldh family oxidoreductase: MPIVRADRLTRISAALLRAAGASEEEADAVAGGCVNANLAGHDSHGVIAIPTYVDRIKAGHIVPGAKWTIVQESPTTTVIDGQWGFGFHVNAKAMALTIEKAKTANVAACTVFRQSHVGRLATYPLMAMREGMIGIATADSGRSPKHVAPFGGREARLGTNPISIAVPSDLDAPFYLDMATSAVAAGKIQLAVARGEEIPPGWIIDAEGRHTTDPTQYRKGGALLPLGGTEGYKGSGLAAMVEVLCGLLTGLGFGVEPTGRHNDGCFMAVFNVAAFRPLHDFKREVAEFAHYLKSTPPSEVSKGVFYPGEIEGVREQQRLRDGIEIEDATWEKLRALAREYRLDTVLDLA; encoded by the coding sequence ATGCCGATCGTCCGGGCCGACCGCCTCACGCGCATCAGCGCCGCGCTGCTTCGTGCCGCCGGGGCTTCCGAGGAAGAGGCCGACGCGGTCGCAGGCGGCTGCGTCAACGCCAATCTCGCCGGCCACGATTCCCACGGCGTGATCGCCATTCCCACCTATGTCGACCGGATCAAGGCCGGCCACATCGTGCCCGGCGCCAAATGGACCATCGTGCAGGAATCGCCGACGACGACCGTAATCGACGGTCAGTGGGGGTTTGGCTTCCACGTCAACGCCAAGGCGATGGCGTTGACGATCGAGAAAGCGAAGACGGCGAATGTCGCCGCCTGCACCGTGTTCCGGCAAAGCCATGTCGGCCGCCTCGCCACCTATCCGCTGATGGCGATGCGCGAAGGGATGATCGGGATTGCAACGGCGGATTCCGGCCGTTCGCCGAAGCATGTGGCGCCGTTCGGCGGCAGGGAGGCACGGCTCGGCACCAATCCGATCTCGATCGCAGTGCCGTCCGATCTCGATGCGCCTTTCTACCTGGACATGGCGACCTCTGCGGTCGCGGCCGGCAAGATCCAGCTCGCGGTCGCCCGCGGCGAGGAGATTCCGCCGGGGTGGATCATCGATGCCGAAGGACGACACACCACCGATCCGACCCAATACCGCAAGGGCGGCGCGCTGCTGCCGCTCGGCGGCACCGAGGGCTACAAGGGCAGCGGCCTCGCCGCCATGGTCGAGGTCCTGTGCGGCCTGCTCACCGGCCTCGGTTTCGGCGTCGAGCCCACGGGCCGGCACAATGACGGCTGCTTCATGGCCGTGTTCAACGTCGCCGCGTTTCGCCCGCTGCACGACTTCAAGCGCGAGGTCGCCGAGTTCGCGCACTATCTCAAATCGACCCCGCCCTCCGAGGTCAGCAAGGGCGTGTTCTATCCCGGCGAGATCGAGGGCGTGCGCGAGCAGCAGCGCCTGCGCGACGGCATCGAGATCGAGGATGCCACCTGGGAAAAGCTGCGCGCGCTGGCGCGCGAGTACAGGCTCGATACGGTCCTCGACCTGGCCTGA
- a CDS encoding LLM class flavin-dependent oxidoreductase, whose translation MTRQMVLVGFLQAQNCTNLPSSWRHPDSRDDSMSADYYQEIAKILEAGKFHMAFFDDRLAMPDRYGNDHAHTVEYGIRCVKMDPLIVLTTMGMVTEKLGLGATGSTTYFEPFDIARRFATLDLMSGGRAGWNVVTSLNDGEAHNMGRDSHPEHDSRYDRADEFMEIVLGHWDTWEDGALIMDKKSGRFADPAKVKRLDHKGPFYKSRGPFTVPRSDQGHPVIIQAGASGRGQRFAGRWGEVIFTAARNLAAAKEGYASVRNEAAKAGRDPEAMFLCNLTTPVCAATKAEAEDRMALINKLPLQIDALSLLAEALNYDFASKDLDEPLTTEELKSMQGILGIRDGVLKNSGKSNPSARDFVTFSGRGQVQDAMVGGPREIADKLEEMFVERGCDGFVIAATYVPGSYADFVQHIVPELQRRGLFQKEYRGKTLRENLGLKRPAAGDWKVQPRDAAE comes from the coding sequence ATGACGCGGCAGATGGTACTGGTCGGCTTCCTTCAGGCGCAGAACTGCACGAATTTGCCGAGCTCGTGGCGTCATCCGGACTCGCGCGACGATTCGATGTCGGCGGACTATTATCAGGAGATCGCTAAAATCCTCGAAGCCGGCAAGTTCCACATGGCCTTCTTCGACGACCGGCTGGCGATGCCGGACCGCTACGGCAACGATCACGCCCACACCGTCGAATACGGCATCCGCTGCGTGAAGATGGATCCCCTGATCGTGCTGACGACGATGGGCATGGTTACGGAGAAGCTCGGGTTGGGGGCGACCGGCTCGACAACTTATTTCGAGCCCTTCGACATCGCCCGCCGCTTCGCAACGCTCGACCTGATGTCGGGCGGACGGGCCGGGTGGAACGTCGTCACCTCGCTCAATGACGGCGAGGCACACAACATGGGGCGGGACTCTCATCCCGAACATGATTCCCGCTACGACCGCGCCGACGAATTCATGGAGATCGTGCTCGGCCACTGGGATACCTGGGAAGACGGCGCGCTCATCATGGACAAAAAGAGCGGCCGCTTCGCCGATCCAGCCAAGGTGAAGCGGCTCGATCACAAGGGCCCATTCTACAAGTCGCGCGGTCCCTTCACGGTGCCGCGCTCTGATCAGGGCCATCCCGTGATCATCCAGGCCGGCGCGTCCGGCCGCGGCCAGCGCTTTGCCGGACGGTGGGGCGAGGTGATCTTCACCGCTGCACGCAATCTCGCCGCCGCCAAGGAAGGCTATGCGTCGGTGCGTAACGAGGCCGCGAAAGCCGGCCGCGATCCGGAGGCGATGTTTCTCTGCAACCTGACGACACCGGTTTGCGCCGCGACCAAAGCCGAGGCCGAAGACAGGATGGCGCTGATCAACAAGCTGCCGCTGCAGATCGACGCGCTGTCGCTGCTGGCCGAAGCGCTCAACTACGATTTCGCCTCCAAGGATCTCGACGAGCCGCTGACGACGGAAGAATTGAAGAGCATGCAGGGCATTCTGGGCATCCGCGACGGCGTGCTCAAGAACTCCGGCAAGAGCAATCCGAGCGCGCGCGACTTCGTCACCTTCTCCGGCCGCGGTCAGGTCCAGGATGCGATGGTTGGCGGCCCCAGGGAGATCGCGGACAAGCTCGAAGAAATGTTCGTCGAACGCGGCTGCGACGGCTTTGTCATCGCCGCGACCTATGTGCCCGGCTCCTATGCCGATTTCGTGCAACATATCGTACCGGAATTGCAGCGGCGCGGATTGTTCCAGAAGGAATATCGCGGCAAGACGCTGCGGGAAAATCTCGGGCTCAAGCGGCCGGCTGCCGGCGACTGGAAAGTGCAGCCGCGCGATGCCGCGGAATAA
- a CDS encoding fumarylacetoacetate hydrolase family protein, with the protein MRWLTFTAADKTSWGIVEGDQVIAIDGDPFGEWQRTSRTHPLSQVKIELPLIPRTFYCVGLNYLKHLKEAADKRGEVPAVPDRPEIGYRAQNALIAHAEEVMIPSFATDKIHYEGELVVVIGRKVKHLTNQNAMDCVFGYTIGNDVSERSWQKADRSLWRSKNADTFKPMGPWIETEADLDKMETIVRVNGKETNRFHTSDMIFGVVPFLVELSKYFTLWPGDVIWMGTDGASPDIKHGDVVEIDITGIGTLRNRFVREER; encoded by the coding sequence ATGCGCTGGCTGACATTCACCGCCGCGGACAAAACGTCCTGGGGAATCGTCGAGGGTGACCAGGTGATCGCGATCGACGGCGATCCCTTCGGCGAATGGCAACGCACCTCGCGGACGCACCCGCTGTCGCAGGTTAAAATCGAGCTGCCGCTGATTCCGCGCACCTTCTACTGCGTCGGCTTGAACTATCTGAAGCATCTGAAAGAGGCCGCCGACAAGCGCGGCGAGGTGCCAGCGGTGCCGGACAGACCCGAGATCGGCTATCGCGCGCAAAACGCGCTGATTGCGCATGCCGAGGAGGTCATGATCCCGTCCTTCGCGACGGACAAGATCCACTACGAAGGCGAACTCGTCGTCGTCATCGGCAGAAAGGTCAAGCATCTCACCAATCAGAATGCCATGGATTGCGTGTTCGGCTACACCATCGGCAACGACGTCAGCGAGCGCAGCTGGCAGAAGGCCGACCGCAGCCTGTGGCGCTCGAAGAACGCCGACACGTTCAAACCGATGGGCCCGTGGATCGAGACCGAAGCCGACCTCGACAAGATGGAAACGATCGTCCGGGTCAACGGCAAGGAGACCAACCGCTTCCACACCAGCGACATGATCTTTGGCGTGGTGCCATTCCTGGTCGAGCTGTCCAAATACTTTACGTTATGGCCCGGCGACGTGATCTGGATGGGCACGGACGGAGCCTCGCCTGATATCAAGCACGGCGACGTCGTGGAGATCGACATCACCGGCATCGGCACGCTGCGGAACAGGTTTGTACGGGAGGAGCGGTAG
- a CDS encoding Lrp/AsnC family transcriptional regulator — protein MIEDQDAQILAYLQKDGRATNQQLADAVGMSTSACWRRVRALEESGAIQGYAALVAREQAGFAMSAILHVSLERHDAKFVDEFVARVTTRREVLECFATTGDADYHLRVVVQDMAAYNRFLDDFMFRIPGIRYVRSNVVLKEIKTGVALPF, from the coding sequence ATGATCGAAGACCAAGACGCGCAGATTCTCGCCTATCTCCAGAAGGACGGCCGCGCGACCAACCAGCAACTCGCCGACGCGGTCGGCATGTCGACCTCGGCCTGCTGGCGCCGGGTGCGCGCGTTGGAGGAGAGCGGTGCCATCCAGGGCTATGCGGCGCTGGTGGCGCGCGAGCAGGCCGGCTTTGCGATGTCCGCGATCCTCCACGTCTCGTTGGAACGGCACGACGCAAAATTCGTCGACGAGTTCGTCGCGCGGGTAACCACGCGGCGTGAGGTGTTGGAGTGCTTTGCGACCACGGGCGATGCCGATTATCATCTGCGCGTCGTCGTGCAGGACATGGCGGCCTACAACAGATTCCTCGACGACTTCATGTTCCGCATTCCCGGCATTCGCTATGTGAGAAGCAACGTGGTGCTGAAAGAGATCAAGACGGGTGTGGCCCTGCCGTTTTGA
- the iaaH gene encoding indoleacetamide hydrolase produces MDFDQLTLTQAVADLRAGKITSTALTTEALARATANADLNAFVTLDEAGALKAAAAFDANDNKDKPLGGVPIVIKDNIEVAGLPCSAGTPALKNYVPRADAPVVAKLRAAGAVIIGKTSMHELAFGISGYNTAFKTGAEFGVRNAYDRTLIAGGSSSGTGAAIGARIVAGGLGTDTGGSVRVPAALNGCASLRPTVGRYPQAGIAPISHTRDTAGPMAATAADVALLDRVIAGGDAVQAADLRLVRIGIVKTMLSNLDADTDAAFQAALTKMKTQGITIVEIEMPHLAELNVQVGFPVALYEAYDDMVAYLAHSGTGITIDALAREIASPDVKGTYDGLVIPRKLPGPDNTLVDAEPIYDAAIRSARPALQALYGKTFADNRLDTIAFPTTPRIAIASNPDSSSLENFALFIQNTDPGSNAGIPGIQIPIALGARSKLPIGLELDGPAGSDRGLLAIGMALDAVFERLPPPRQS; encoded by the coding sequence ATGGATTTCGACCAGTTGACCCTGACCCAGGCTGTGGCCGACCTCCGCGCCGGAAAAATCACGAGCACCGCACTCACGACGGAAGCTCTCGCCCGTGCCACGGCCAATGCCGATCTGAATGCCTTCGTCACCCTGGACGAGGCCGGCGCCCTGAAAGCTGCGGCCGCATTCGACGCGAACGACAACAAGGACAAGCCGCTCGGCGGCGTTCCCATCGTGATCAAGGACAATATCGAGGTCGCGGGACTCCCCTGCAGCGCGGGAACGCCAGCGCTGAAAAATTACGTTCCGAGGGCCGACGCGCCGGTGGTCGCAAAGCTGCGCGCGGCGGGCGCGGTCATCATCGGCAAAACCAGCATGCACGAGCTCGCCTTCGGCATCTCCGGCTACAACACCGCATTCAAGACCGGCGCGGAGTTCGGCGTGCGCAACGCCTATGACCGCACCCTGATCGCCGGCGGCTCCTCCTCCGGAACGGGCGCCGCGATCGGCGCACGGATCGTCGCGGGCGGGCTCGGCACCGACACTGGCGGATCGGTCAGGGTTCCCGCCGCGCTGAATGGATGTGCCTCGCTCCGCCCGACGGTCGGACGCTATCCGCAGGCTGGCATCGCGCCAATCTCGCACACCCGCGACACCGCGGGTCCGATGGCAGCGACCGCGGCGGATGTCGCGCTGCTCGACCGCGTCATTGCAGGTGGCGATGCCGTTCAGGCGGCCGATCTGAGGCTGGTGCGGATCGGCATCGTAAAGACGATGCTGAGCAATCTCGACGCCGACACCGACGCCGCATTCCAGGCAGCCCTCACGAAAATGAAGACGCAGGGCATCACGATCGTTGAGATCGAGATGCCGCATCTGGCCGAACTCAACGTCCAGGTCGGCTTTCCCGTCGCGCTGTACGAGGCCTATGACGACATGGTGGCCTATCTGGCGCATAGCGGCACCGGCATCACCATTGACGCACTGGCGCGGGAGATCGCGAGCCCCGACGTCAAGGGCACCTATGACGGCCTCGTGATCCCGCGCAAGCTGCCAGGTCCAGACAATACGCTGGTCGATGCCGAGCCGATCTATGACGCGGCCATCAGGTCCGCGCGACCCGCCCTGCAGGCGCTCTACGGCAAGACCTTTGCGGACAACCGGCTCGATACCATCGCCTTCCCGACCACGCCGCGTATCGCCATTGCCTCCAATCCCGATTCCAGCAGCCTGGAGAATTTCGCCCTGTTCATCCAGAACACCGATCCCGGCAGCAATGCCGGCATTCCCGGCATCCAGATTCCGATCGCGCTCGGCGCCCGGAGCAAACTGCCGATCGGGCTTGAATTGGACGGCCCCGCGGGCAGCGATCGCGGCCTGCTTGCGATCGGCATGGCACTCGACGCCGTGTTCGAGCGATTGCCGCCGCCGCGCCAATCATGA
- a CDS encoding LysR family transcriptional regulator, which yields MDRLTSLEVFSRVVETGGFSAAARKLNMSTTMVSNHVQALEDRLGVRLLQRTTRKVNLTEIGKAYYDRCIQILADIEQADDIASELQSVPRGTLRIHVATHMVPFVAPVVAKLLSAYPELKIDLRMGEADIDLIEEGYDVALRMTAPPDSSLIVRSLATWRHVLCCSHDYLDKHGRVQKLDELTAHNCGRHLNYPFGDDWRFFDRKGAPASVRISGSFITNSGEALRKVALQGGAVCLMAGFLVRDDLEAGRLVRLLPEYRPVEMSMNAVYPHRHHLSAKVRTFIDMLVHHSAEQQKLINPYS from the coding sequence ATGGACCGATTGACGAGCCTCGAAGTCTTTAGCCGGGTGGTCGAGACTGGCGGCTTCTCTGCAGCAGCCCGCAAGCTCAACATGTCGACCACCATGGTGAGCAATCACGTTCAGGCGCTGGAAGACCGGCTCGGGGTGAGGCTGCTTCAGCGCACCACCCGTAAGGTCAATCTCACCGAGATCGGCAAGGCCTACTACGACCGCTGCATCCAGATCCTCGCCGATATCGAACAGGCCGACGATATCGCGAGCGAATTGCAGTCGGTACCGCGCGGGACGCTGCGGATCCACGTCGCCACGCACATGGTGCCGTTCGTCGCGCCCGTGGTGGCGAAGCTGCTGTCGGCCTATCCAGAGCTCAAGATCGATCTGCGCATGGGCGAAGCCGACATCGATCTCATCGAAGAAGGCTACGACGTTGCCCTGCGCATGACCGCGCCGCCGGATTCGAGCCTGATCGTCCGCAGCCTTGCCACCTGGCGTCACGTGCTGTGCTGCTCGCACGATTATCTCGACAAGCACGGTCGCGTGCAGAAGCTCGATGAGCTCACGGCGCACAATTGCGGGCGCCATTTGAACTATCCCTTCGGCGACGATTGGCGCTTTTTCGATCGCAAGGGCGCGCCGGCATCGGTACGGATTTCCGGCAGCTTCATCACCAACAGCGGTGAGGCCTTGCGGAAGGTGGCGCTGCAAGGCGGTGCCGTCTGCCTGATGGCGGGTTTTCTCGTTCGGGACGATCTCGAAGCCGGTCGGCTCGTTCGCCTGCTGCCCGAGTACCGGCCGGTCGAGATGTCGATGAACGCCGTCTATCCGCACCGGCATCATCTGTCGGCGAAGGTCAGGACTTTCATCGACATGCTCGTGCATCACAGCGCCGAGCAGCAGAAGCTGATCAATCCGTATTCATGA